A DNA window from Bos indicus isolate NIAB-ARS_2022 breed Sahiwal x Tharparkar chromosome 9, NIAB-ARS_B.indTharparkar_mat_pri_1.0, whole genome shotgun sequence contains the following coding sequences:
- the LOC109564047 gene encoding retinoic acid early transcript 1E-like, which produces MRESDLGWTGQARTAPRRSQVPDAEEWAGFLSLGLKTLGGARRQRYRHTPGYLLLVTLLKLQGGMSLARTTDHLLLILLLIEAGKTLGNAHSLCLDFTVKSQSRPGQPWCQVQGSVDTKPFLQYDSASNKVKPLGFLGKEVNDTKAWTEISQTLVEAGKELRMVLPVIKLDENETRGPPTLQVKLCCQREAEQCSGASLHFSLNGRTALLLDTMSITWTVIDPGATGIKEEWENNQELAEYFRTISTGDCSYWLREFLKHWKKMLLPEPTESLIMAADISQSASIRLDSCIILLIITQLVLIASSS; this is translated from the exons ATGCGCGAAAGCGACCTTGGCTGGACCGGGCAGGCGAGGACCGCACCCCGCCGATCGCAGGTGCCGGATGCGGAGGAGTGGGCG GGCTTCCTCAGTCTAGGACTGAAGACTTTGGGCGGTGCCAGGAGACAGAGGTATAGACACACCCCAGGCTACCTTTTGCTAGTCACTCTCCTAAAACTGCAGGGAGGAATGTCGCTGGCTCGCACCACAGATCATCTTTTGCTGATACTGCTGCTGATAGAAGCCGGGAAGACTCTGGGCA ATGCCCACTCTCTGTGCCTTGACTTCACTGTCAAATCTCAGTCCAGACCTGGCCAGCCCTGGTGTCAAGTCCAGGGCTCCGTGGACACAAAGCCTTTCCTCCAGTATGATAGTGCCAGCAACAAGGTCAAACCTTTGGGTTTCCTGGGAAAGGAGGTAAACGACACGAAAGCGTGGACTGAAATAAGCCAAACGCTTGTAGAAGCAGGAAAAGAGCTCAGGATGGTCCTGCCTGTCATCAAACTGGACGAAAATGAGACGAGGG GTCCTCCCACCCTGCAGGTAAAGCTGTGTTGTCAACGTGAAGCCGAGCAATGCTCTGGTGCATCCTTGCACTTCAGCCTCAATGGACGGACAGCTCTTCTCCTTGACACCATGAGCATAACCTGGACAGTCATCGATCCTGGAGCCACAGGCATCAAGGAGGAGTGGGAGAACAACCAGGAACTGGCAGAGTATTTCAGGACCATTTCAACAGGAGACTGCAGTTACTGGCTTAGGGAATTCCTGAAACACTGGAAGAAGATGCTGCTCCCAGAGCCCACAG AATCACTAATAATGGCCGCAGATATCAGCCAGTCTGCATCCATCCGATTGGACTCTTGCATTATCCTATTGATCATCACCCAGTTAGTTCTAATTGCTTCATCGTCATGA